A stretch of Campylobacter sp. MG1 DNA encodes these proteins:
- a CDS encoding helix-turn-helix transcriptional regulator, translated as MGDKMEQKTRTEYIKLVHFLAQALGKDYEIVLHDIGEDGVSIAEIANNHISGRSINSPITGFALELLNKKVYEERDFLSNYKASAGNKNIKGSTFFIKEGDKLSGMLCINYDKSRIENIAAQLLGHEITNDEQAYEEMLSLDLNELILELTGFSCDELKKRNLKPKDRQSIVDKIYEKGIFNIKGSIPEIAQLLNLSESSIYRCINKAKQSSNKH; from the coding sequence ATGGGGGATAAAATGGAGCAAAAAACTAGAACAGAATATATCAAATTAGTTCATTTTTTAGCACAGGCTTTAGGTAAAGACTATGAAATAGTATTACATGACATTGGTGAAGATGGGGTTAGCATAGCAGAAATTGCAAATAATCACATAAGCGGAAGAAGTATTAATTCTCCTATAACTGGCTTTGCACTAGAATTATTAAATAAAAAAGTATATGAAGAAAGAGATTTTTTAAGCAATTATAAAGCTAGTGCTGGCAATAAAAATATAAAAGGAAGTACATTTTTTATAAAAGAAGGTGATAAATTAAGTGGAATGCTATGTATAAATTATGATAAAAGTAGAATTGAAAATATAGCAGCACAACTACTAGGACATGAAATTACAAATGATGAACAAGCCTATGAAGAAATGTTAAGTCTTGATTTGAATGAATTAATTTTAGAGCTCACTGGATTTTCTTGTGATGAACTTAAAAAAAGAAATTTAAAACCGAAAGATAGACAGAGTATAGTAGATAAAATTTATGAAAAAGGAATATTTAATATAAAAGGTTCAATTCCTGAGATAGCACAATTATTAAACCTTTCAGAATCAAGTATTTATCGTTGCATAAATAAAGCAAAACAAAGCTCAAATAAACATTAA